In the genome of Desulfomonilaceae bacterium, one region contains:
- a CDS encoding lipid-binding SYLF domain-containing protein: protein MKKKTVLQILFLLFMVGNISQRISHAENLELENRLTDTKKVITEMLQAPDGGIPHDLLKRSKAIIIFPSVIKAGMGIGGQYGKGVALRRDPANRKWGFPAFVTLYGGSFGWQLGVQSTELVLLVMSDVNLKNLFKDKFTIGVDASVAAGPVGRQASADTDISLSTGILSYSRASGLFAGLTIQGGVLEADWEANEAYYGSHVSIIDIFSHKKGHLSPAAVKLIETLNRHLSK, encoded by the coding sequence ATGAAGAAAAAAACCGTCCTGCAAATCCTGTTTCTATTGTTTATGGTGGGAAATATTAGCCAGAGGATATCCCATGCCGAAAATTTAGAGCTTGAAAATAGATTGACTGATACAAAGAAGGTCATAACTGAGATGCTCCAGGCTCCCGATGGGGGGATCCCTCATGATTTGCTCAAACGTAGCAAAGCCATAATTATATTTCCGTCAGTTATCAAAGCGGGTATGGGGATAGGTGGGCAATATGGAAAAGGTGTGGCCTTACGTCGTGACCCTGCGAACCGGAAATGGGGCTTTCCTGCGTTTGTCACTCTTTATGGTGGGAGTTTCGGTTGGCAACTGGGTGTGCAATCGACCGAATTGGTTCTGTTGGTTATGAGTGATGTTAATCTAAAAAATTTGTTTAAGGACAAGTTTACAATCGGGGTAGACGCATCGGTGGCAGCAGGTCCTGTTGGCCGACAAGCGTCCGCAGACACCGATATTTCATTATCCACCGGGATTTTATCATATTCCCGAGCCTCAGGTCTTTTTGCAGGCTTGACTATACAGGGAGGGGTCTTAGAGGCGGATTGGGAGGCCAATGAAGCTTATTATGGTTCACATGTTTCAATTATTGATATATTTTCCCACAAAAAGGGACACCTCTCTCCCGCGGCTGTAAAACTTATTGAAACTCTTAATAGACACCTGTCAAAATGA
- a CDS encoding enoyl-CoA hydratase-related protein, producing the protein MNLTETRLEICDGVAIVTLNRPDHMNAFTLTMGKELEMIFEEADKDDSIRVIVVTGAGKAFCAGADLSYGALTFDVSKREGRDIAINEHRDEGGKVAMAIWKCRKPVIGAINGHAVGVGITMTLPMDIRIVAANAKIGFVFTRRGVVPEACSSWFLPRLIGISRATELVYTGRVFRASQEEDSGLFNYVLDKNEVLPKAMAISAEIAKNTSAVSVALSKGLLWHGLIERDPETVHLIDSRCFYWCGFQKDAFEGVMSFLEKRAPSFTMSPTSDMPDFYPWWTEDKK; encoded by the coding sequence ATGAATTTAACCGAGACCCGACTGGAAATTTGCGATGGAGTCGCCATTGTAACCCTAAATCGTCCCGATCATATGAACGCCTTCACTTTGACTATGGGCAAGGAACTGGAAATGATCTTTGAAGAGGCTGACAAGGACGACTCAATCCGAGTGATCGTGGTTACTGGAGCGGGCAAGGCTTTCTGCGCAGGAGCAGATCTTTCGTATGGGGCCTTAACCTTTGACGTGTCCAAGAGGGAGGGCCGGGACATTGCCATAAATGAACACAGGGATGAGGGTGGGAAAGTCGCCATGGCAATCTGGAAATGTCGTAAGCCTGTTATTGGCGCGATAAACGGTCATGCAGTAGGTGTCGGAATAACAATGACACTTCCGATGGACATCCGTATCGTAGCGGCAAACGCCAAGATAGGATTTGTTTTTACCAGACGTGGAGTGGTCCCGGAAGCTTGCTCATCATGGTTTTTGCCTCGCCTGATAGGCATATCCAGGGCCACAGAACTAGTTTACACCGGAAGAGTGTTTCGTGCTTCGCAGGAGGAGGATTCCGGACTTTTCAACTACGTGCTTGACAAAAATGAAGTGTTGCCTAAAGCGATGGCTATTAGCGCCGAGATTGCCAAGAACACTTCAGCGGTTTCAGTAGCTTTGAGTAAAGGCCTGCTTTGGCATGGGCTCATAGAAAGAGATCCAGAAACGGTTCATTTAATAGACTCACGGTGTTTTTATTGGTGTGGGTTCCAGAAAGACGCTTTTGAAGGGGTGATGAGTTTCCTTGAAAAAAGAGCGCCTAGTTTCACCATGAGTCCAACGTCTGATATGCCTGATTTCTACCCTTGGTGGACTGAGGACAAGAAGTAG
- a CDS encoding arylsulfatase, translated as MRTRNQLLIFAALVTLITFAAGFSGAQQTTGSPSSTTTIDGKYLPSPPPQFGGVINLNATQSKPWWPPAVVPPKGAPNVLLIMTDDVGFGAPSTFGGVIPTPALDRIANAGLRYTNFHSTALCSPTRAALLTGRNHHSVGFGVVSEMSTGFPGYNSVIGKESASIGRILLDNGYRTSWFGKDHNVPDWCASQAGPFNQWPIGMGFEYFYGFVGGDASQWQPNLFRNTTAIYPYVGNPRWNLTTAMADDAIHWLKQLNDIDPSMPFFVHYAPGGTHAPHHPTPEWIKKISDMRLFDKGWNALRDQIFANQKQLGVIPQDSKLTPWPDELVRHWDSLTAEERRLFIRQAEVYAAYLAYTDHEIGRVIQAVEDIGKLDNTLIIYISGDNGHSAEGSPNGTPNEVMQFNGVELPVAEQMKWYDLWGTDQTFPHHAVPWAWAFDTPFKWVKQIPAYFGGTRQGMAISWPNVIKDKGGLRWQFHHVIDVMPTILEVTGITAPVMVDGVAQKPIEGVSMAYTFDKANANAPTTHMSQYFEIMGVRGLFHDGWMLSAVPIRPPWQLMGTAIQDPANGFKWELYDISKDWTQNDDLAASNPAKLKEMQELLWVEMAKYHVLPLDAAVFTRLDAPRPSPTAGRTVFTYSGETVTGIPHGGAPNLLNSSYTITAEVEIPQGGAEGMINTNGGRFGGYGLYLLKNKPVFTWNVLNLNRVRWEGNGSLSPGKHSIEFDFNYDGLGFATLALNNISGIGRGGVGVLKVDGKVVVTEKMERTVPLILQWDDTFDIGEDTGTPVDDRDYQVPFKFTGKIGKLTITVDAPKLTPEDEKRLMEAAGSAADRR; from the coding sequence ATGAGAACTCGCAATCAGCTACTGATTTTCGCAGCATTGGTAACACTCATCACCTTCGCTGCGGGTTTTAGCGGCGCCCAGCAGACAACCGGTTCGCCCTCATCGACCACCACTATTGACGGGAAATATCTCCCATCCCCGCCACCGCAGTTCGGCGGTGTGATCAACCTAAACGCCACCCAGTCCAAGCCATGGTGGCCTCCCGCGGTGGTACCACCCAAGGGAGCCCCAAATGTGCTGCTAATTATGACTGACGACGTCGGTTTTGGGGCTCCAAGCACTTTTGGAGGGGTCATTCCGACGCCGGCGCTCGACCGAATAGCCAACGCCGGGCTACGCTACACCAACTTCCATTCCACGGCGTTGTGCTCGCCCACGCGAGCGGCGCTACTCACCGGCCGTAATCACCACTCGGTGGGCTTTGGTGTGGTCTCCGAAATGTCTACGGGCTTCCCTGGATACAACAGCGTCATCGGCAAGGAAAGCGCGAGCATTGGCCGGATTCTTTTGGACAATGGCTACCGCACGTCGTGGTTCGGCAAAGATCATAACGTTCCGGACTGGTGTGCGAGTCAGGCCGGTCCGTTCAATCAATGGCCGATCGGCATGGGCTTCGAGTACTTCTATGGCTTCGTCGGCGGTGACGCCAGCCAATGGCAGCCAAACCTGTTCCGTAACACTACGGCTATATATCCGTACGTCGGCAATCCCAGATGGAACCTGACCACGGCCATGGCCGATGACGCCATTCACTGGCTGAAGCAGTTGAACGACATTGACCCCTCGATGCCGTTTTTCGTTCACTACGCTCCTGGAGGCACACATGCGCCGCACCACCCGACGCCGGAGTGGATCAAGAAGATCAGTGACATGCGCCTGTTTGACAAGGGCTGGAACGCTCTACGCGATCAGATTTTCGCCAACCAGAAGCAGCTCGGGGTGATTCCACAAGACTCGAAGCTGACTCCGTGGCCGGATGAGTTGGTTAGACACTGGGACTCGTTAACGGCCGAGGAGAGGAGGCTCTTTATCCGACAGGCGGAGGTATATGCGGCCTACCTGGCGTACACCGACCACGAGATCGGCCGCGTGATCCAGGCCGTCGAGGACATAGGTAAGCTCGATAACACGCTGATCATCTACATCAGCGGCGACAATGGCCACAGCGCCGAAGGATCACCAAACGGCACCCCCAACGAGGTTATGCAATTCAACGGGGTCGAACTGCCAGTCGCGGAGCAGATGAAGTGGTACGACCTCTGGGGCACAGACCAGACCTTTCCTCACCACGCGGTTCCATGGGCTTGGGCCTTCGATACACCCTTTAAATGGGTCAAGCAGATTCCTGCCTATTTCGGCGGCACTCGCCAGGGCATGGCAATCTCGTGGCCGAACGTTATCAAGGACAAGGGGGGCCTCCGCTGGCAGTTCCACCACGTGATTGACGTTATGCCTACAATCCTCGAGGTCACCGGCATTACTGCGCCCGTCATGGTTGACGGTGTCGCGCAGAAGCCGATCGAGGGCGTGAGCATGGCCTACACATTTGACAAAGCCAACGCGAATGCGCCGACTACACACATGAGCCAGTACTTCGAGATAATGGGTGTGCGGGGGCTGTTCCACGATGGTTGGATGCTGAGCGCTGTCCCGATTCGGCCGCCCTGGCAGTTGATGGGAACAGCAATTCAGGATCCCGCGAATGGCTTCAAATGGGAGCTGTATGACATCAGCAAGGACTGGACGCAGAACGACGATTTGGCCGCTTCCAACCCCGCTAAGCTGAAGGAAATGCAGGAACTGCTCTGGGTGGAAATGGCCAAGTATCATGTCCTACCACTGGATGCGGCGGTGTTTACACGGTTGGATGCTCCGCGTCCCAGCCCCACAGCCGGTCGGACGGTATTTACGTACTCCGGCGAGACGGTGACCGGCATCCCACATGGGGGCGCTCCCAACCTGCTCAACTCCTCATACACGATCACCGCCGAGGTAGAAATTCCTCAGGGTGGCGCTGAGGGCATGATCAATACGAACGGCGGGCGGTTCGGCGGGTATGGTCTCTATCTGCTGAAGAACAAGCCGGTTTTCACCTGGAACGTACTCAATCTCAATCGGGTTCGGTGGGAGGGGAATGGCTCTCTTTCGCCCGGCAAACACTCCATCGAGTTCGACTTCAATTATGATGGCCTGGGCTTTGCCACTCTGGCCCTCAATAACATCAGTGGTATCGGCCGCGGAGGCGTCGGCGTGCTGAAGGTCGACGGTAAGGTCGTAGTGACGGAGAAGATGGAGCGCACAGTACCGCTCATTCTCCAGTGGGACGACACCTTCGACATCGGCGAGGACACCGGAACGCCGGTCGATGACCGGGACTACCAGGTACCCTTCAAATTTACGGGCAAGATTGGTAAGCTCACCATCACTGTTGATGCGCCGAAGCTAACGCCGGAAGACGAAAAGCGGCTCATGGAAGCCGCTGGGAGCGCAGCCGATCGGCGATAG
- a CDS encoding NAD(P)H-dependent oxidoreductase, producing MNILVILGHPDPDSFNHAIASTVCETSLNNGHRVLFHDLYAEGFDPLLTRAEIPEQGLVPENIQRHCEQLRSSDGIVIVHPNWWGQPPAILKGWIDRVIRPGIAYRFEDGDTGDGVPIGLLKAKTALVLNTSNTPDEREQSAFSDPLESLWKRCIFGLCGVHIFHRRMFNVIVTSTHAERQAWLNETRLLVTRLFPKKS from the coding sequence ATGAATATACTCGTCATTCTTGGTCATCCAGACCCGGACAGTTTCAACCACGCCATAGCCTCCACCGTGTGCGAAACCTCATTAAACAACGGACATCGTGTGCTATTTCATGATCTGTACGCCGAGGGATTTGATCCACTCCTCACCAGGGCGGAAATCCCGGAACAGGGGTTGGTCCCCGAGAATATACAGCGTCATTGTGAACAGTTGCGGTCTTCTGACGGCATAGTCATTGTCCACCCTAATTGGTGGGGTCAACCGCCGGCCATTCTGAAGGGATGGATCGACAGGGTCATTAGACCGGGCATAGCCTACAGGTTTGAAGACGGCGATACTGGAGACGGAGTCCCCATCGGGCTGCTCAAAGCCAAAACGGCTTTGGTTCTGAACACGTCTAACACCCCGGATGAACGAGAGCAATCAGCCTTCAGTGATCCCCTGGAGTCACTGTGGAAACGTTGCATTTTCGGGTTATGCGGTGTCCATATCTTCCACCGCAGAATGTTCAATGTCATCGTCACGAGCACTCATGCCGAGCGACAGGCATGGCTCAATGAGACTCGGTTACTGGTTACGCGACTCTTTCCCAAAAAATCATGA
- a CDS encoding methyltransferase domain-containing protein, whose amino-acid sequence MKISYVHGYDPRENIRLQDQASTLVELLHSDTAYPTGSSILEAGCGIGAQTVTLARNSPNGLITSVDISEASITEARRKVAEAGFTNVQFQQADIFNLHFRPESFDHIFVCFVLEHLSRPLDALNSLKVILKPGGTITVIEGDHGSAFFYPDSPSARKAIQCQVELQKRSGGNAMVGRELYPLLQQAGFRSIRVSPRMVYVDSSKPEFVEGFTKKTFTAMIEGVRESAIEAGLIDQHVFEEGIRDLYRTTEVDGVFCYTFFKALGEKPHLR is encoded by the coding sequence ATGAAGATCTCATACGTTCACGGTTACGACCCCAGAGAAAACATACGCCTTCAGGACCAGGCTTCCACCTTGGTTGAATTGCTCCATTCCGACACTGCATATCCGACCGGAAGCAGCATACTTGAAGCCGGTTGTGGCATCGGCGCTCAGACTGTTACCCTAGCTCGGAATAGCCCCAATGGGCTTATTACTTCTGTGGATATATCTGAAGCCTCAATAACCGAAGCCAGGAGAAAAGTAGCAGAGGCGGGATTCACCAACGTCCAATTCCAACAGGCGGATATCTTCAATTTACACTTTAGGCCGGAATCTTTCGACCACATCTTCGTTTGTTTCGTTTTAGAGCATTTGTCTCGACCGCTTGATGCGCTAAATTCCTTAAAAGTCATTCTCAAGCCTGGCGGTACAATTACGGTCATTGAAGGTGATCACGGTTCCGCTTTTTTTTACCCGGACAGCCCTTCTGCCCGTAAGGCAATTCAATGTCAGGTAGAACTACAGAAGAGATCAGGCGGTAACGCCATGGTTGGAAGGGAATTATATCCGCTTTTACAACAAGCTGGCTTTCGTTCGATTCGAGTTTCGCCACGAATGGTTTACGTTGATTCTAGCAAACCTGAATTTGTTGAAGGTTTCACAAAAAAGACTTTTACGGCTATGATCGAAGGTGTTCGTGAATCTGCAATTGAAGCGGGGCTGATAGACCAACATGTCTTTGAGGAAGGGATTAGGGACCTTTACAGAACAACGGAGGTGGATGGTGTATTTTGTTATACTTTTTTCAAGGCTTTAGGAGAGAAGCCTCACTTGCGTTAG
- a CDS encoding NAD(P)-binding domain-containing protein — translation MQGKKLGFTGVGQLAQPMVKYLFEQGYEVLVHNRRPDPLERLISKGAMYCPRPEDAVENKRPFYITGGDRYRGALEGSPI, via the coding sequence ATGCAAGGGAAGAAATTGGGATTCACAGGCGTTGGCCAATTGGCGCAGCCAATGGTAAAATACTTATTTGAACAGGGTTACGAAGTCCTCGTTCACAATCGACGCCCAGATCCGCTCGAAAGACTCATATCCAAAGGCGCCATGTACTGTCCGCGTCCTGAAGACGCCGTAGAGAATAAAAGGCCATTCTACATTACAGGAGGCGACCGTTATAGAGGAGCCCTGGAAGGTTCCCCTATATGA
- a CDS encoding GlxA family transcriptional regulator, giving the protein MKKVTILAPHNTMATTIFGPMDILNQAGRLWNRLTKSPSTPFFDVTIASADGQPIRSVNNIYIQPHCSIEDVHQTDLIVISSATYIQEILEKNPELVPWIRHHYDRGAHVASICTGVFLLAETGLLDGKSATLHWGFVDMFRKRYPQVKLKQDKMYIDHGRLYCSAGVNAGLDLSLYLVEKFCGRQAAVESAKTMVLDMGRVSQAPYERLIFRKDHGDPLVVKAQEWIEQHNSEPIDYEWLAQECGMSRRSMERRFKRSLGVTPLGYLQKLRVERAKLLLEEGRQTFSEIAYQVGYEDIPFFRKIFVRITGLRPNEYQRRFTGYSVAIFSE; this is encoded by the coding sequence ATGAAAAAAGTCACAATTCTTGCGCCTCACAACACCATGGCGACAACCATTTTTGGACCCATGGATATTTTGAATCAGGCGGGGCGGCTCTGGAATCGTCTGACTAAATCGCCCAGCACACCGTTTTTTGACGTAACAATCGCCTCGGCGGACGGGCAGCCTATCAGATCCGTGAATAATATCTATATCCAACCCCATTGCAGCATCGAGGATGTTCATCAGACCGACCTGATTGTTATATCCTCAGCTACATATATTCAGGAAATTCTTGAAAAGAATCCAGAACTGGTACCCTGGATACGCCATCATTACGATCGAGGCGCCCATGTCGCCAGCATTTGCACGGGCGTCTTTTTACTGGCGGAAACCGGACTTCTTGATGGTAAATCCGCCACCCTCCATTGGGGATTTGTAGATATGTTCCGCAAAAGATATCCACAGGTGAAATTGAAACAGGATAAGATGTACATTGATCACGGTCGTCTGTATTGTTCAGCGGGTGTAAACGCTGGTCTGGATCTTTCTCTATACCTTGTGGAAAAATTTTGCGGTCGGCAGGCGGCTGTGGAGTCAGCAAAGACGATGGTCCTGGATATGGGTAGAGTATCGCAGGCTCCCTATGAGCGTTTGATTTTTCGAAAGGACCATGGAGACCCTTTAGTAGTGAAAGCCCAGGAGTGGATAGAACAGCATAACTCTGAACCAATTGATTACGAGTGGCTGGCGCAAGAGTGCGGAATGAGCCGGCGATCCATGGAACGCCGCTTCAAGCGGTCACTAGGAGTGACACCATTGGGTTATTTACAGAAATTGCGCGTAGAAAGAGCTAAACTCTTGCTGGAGGAAGGTAGGCAGACTTTCAGTGAAATAGCATATCAAGTTGGGTACGAAGACATCCCGTTTTTCAGGAAAATATTTGTCAGAATCACTGGCTTGAGACCAAACGAATACCAGAGGAGATTCACAGGGTACTCCGTGGCCATTTTTTCAGAGTAA
- a CDS encoding YidB family protein — protein sequence MEFFEEAADELLKNVFSGQDTQSGMLESIMGILNSSESGGAEGLLNIFKENGLGEVMSSWIGKGENLPISPEQIQQVLGRDQVQRIAEKLGVSLEEASSGLAEMLPQIVDKLTPEGSLPIQDLLHQGLGLIADKLFGK from the coding sequence ATGGAGTTCTTTGAGGAAGCTGCAGATGAACTCCTGAAAAATGTCTTTTCAGGTCAAGATACCCAGAGTGGCATGTTGGAAAGCATTATGGGCATCCTCAACAGTTCCGAGTCCGGCGGCGCTGAAGGACTCTTAAACATTTTCAAAGAGAACGGGCTTGGCGAGGTAATGTCTTCATGGATTGGTAAAGGAGAAAACCTTCCGATTTCTCCTGAACAAATCCAGCAGGTCCTGGGAAGAGATCAAGTTCAGCGGATCGCGGAAAAGCTGGGGGTTTCGCTGGAAGAGGCATCGAGCGGCCTGGCCGAGATGTTACCCCAGATTGTGGACAAACTAACGCCTGAAGGCTCCCTACCAATCCAGGACTTGCTTCACCAGGGTTTGGGATTGATTGCGGACAAACTTTTCGGCAAGTGA
- a CDS encoding DUF3795 domain-containing protein: MPDAKVKESIAPCGLCCETCFAHVDGDIRRYSLKLSEKLGNFHINAKRFETLLDDPIFSKYPAFKEMLDYFASENCKGCRNEQCKLFKNCGVRGCHQEKQIDFCYQCDEFPCEKTNFDSGLYKGWVMINEKIRAMGIEKYCEAARSRSRYP; the protein is encoded by the coding sequence ATGCCTGATGCAAAAGTCAAAGAGTCAATAGCCCCCTGCGGTCTCTGTTGCGAAACTTGTTTTGCTCATGTTGACGGAGATATACGGAGATACAGCCTCAAACTTTCGGAAAAATTGGGAAATTTCCACATCAACGCCAAACGATTTGAGACGCTTCTGGATGATCCTATTTTTAGCAAATACCCTGCTTTCAAGGAGATGCTCGACTATTTCGCCTCGGAAAATTGTAAGGGGTGTCGCAACGAGCAGTGTAAGTTGTTTAAGAACTGTGGAGTACGCGGGTGTCACCAGGAAAAGCAGATTGATTTTTGCTACCAGTGTGACGAGTTTCCCTGTGAGAAAACTAATTTTGATTCTGGCCTGTATAAAGGATGGGTGATGATAAATGAGAAGATCAGGGCAATGGGTATAGAAAAATATTGCGAGGCTGCCAGAAGCCGATCCAGATATCCATAA